From the genome of Pseudomonas sp. gcc21, one region includes:
- the guaA gene encoding glutamine-hydrolyzing GMP synthase: protein MIHDIHAHRILILDFGSQYTQLIARRVREIGVYCEIRAWDMDEADIRAYAPKGIILAGGPESVPNEGSPRAPEVVYELGVPVLGICYGMQTMAAQLGGSVKGSDKQEFGYARVDIVGKSALLDGIEDHVDADGMFGLDVWMSHGDKVMDLPEGFHIIASTPSCPIAAMGDESRHFYGVQFHPEVTHTKQGLRLMSRFLLELCGCEALWTPSNIVEDAIATVREQVGDAKVLLGLSGGVDSSVVAALLHQAIGDQLTCVFVDNGLLRLHEGDQVMAMFAENMGVKVIRVDAEDMFLSRLLGVTDPEEKRKIIGRSFIEVFDQEATKLEGIRFLAQGTIYPDVIESAGAKTGKAHVIKSHHNVGGLPDDMAFDLVEPLRELFKDEVRKIGLELGLPYDMVYRHPFPGPGLGVRILAEVRKEYAEILRRADHIFIEELRRADLYHKTSQAFAVFLPVRSVGVVGDGRRYEWVIALRAVETIDFMTARWAHLPYEFLELVSNRIINEISGISRVTYDISSKPPATIEWE from the coding sequence ATGATTCACGATATTCACGCGCACCGGATCCTGATCCTCGATTTCGGCTCCCAGTACACTCAATTGATCGCCCGTCGCGTACGCGAGATCGGTGTCTACTGCGAAATTCGCGCATGGGATATGGACGAAGCGGATATTCGTGCTTACGCCCCCAAAGGCATCATCCTGGCTGGCGGACCGGAGTCCGTGCCGAACGAGGGTTCACCGCGTGCGCCGGAAGTGGTGTATGAACTGGGCGTGCCAGTGCTGGGCATCTGCTATGGCATGCAGACCATGGCAGCGCAGCTCGGTGGTAGCGTCAAGGGTTCAGACAAGCAGGAATTCGGCTATGCGCGCGTTGATATCGTTGGCAAGAGCGCGCTGCTGGACGGCATAGAAGATCACGTTGACGCTGATGGCATGTTCGGACTGGACGTGTGGATGAGTCATGGCGACAAGGTCATGGACCTGCCTGAGGGCTTTCATATCATCGCCAGCACGCCCAGTTGTCCGATCGCGGCTATGGGCGATGAGAGCCGCCACTTCTACGGGGTGCAGTTTCATCCTGAAGTAACCCATACCAAGCAGGGCTTGCGCCTGATGTCGCGCTTCCTGCTGGAGCTGTGCGGCTGTGAAGCGCTCTGGACGCCCTCCAATATTGTCGAGGACGCCATTGCGACAGTGCGCGAGCAGGTCGGTGACGCCAAGGTGCTGCTGGGCCTTTCCGGCGGCGTGGATTCCTCTGTCGTTGCTGCCTTGTTGCATCAGGCTATCGGTGATCAGCTCACCTGCGTATTCGTCGATAACGGTCTGTTGCGCCTGCATGAGGGCGATCAGGTCATGGCCATGTTCGCCGAGAACATGGGCGTGAAAGTAATTCGCGTAGACGCCGAGGATATGTTCCTGTCCAGGCTACTGGGCGTTACCGACCCGGAAGAGAAGCGCAAGATCATTGGCCGCAGCTTCATCGAAGTATTCGATCAGGAAGCGACCAAGCTGGAAGGCATCCGCTTCCTGGCCCAGGGCACTATCTACCCGGACGTGATCGAGTCGGCGGGAGCCAAGACCGGCAAGGCTCACGTAATCAAATCCCACCACAACGTGGGCGGTCTCCCGGATGACATGGCGTTCGATCTGGTTGAGCCGCTACGTGAGCTGTTCAAGGATGAAGTGCGCAAGATCGGCCTCGAGCTCGGGCTGCCCTACGATATGGTCTACCGTCATCCGTTCCCCGGCCCGGGCCTGGGTGTACGGATTCTTGCGGAAGTGCGTAAAGAATACGCGGAGATTCTGCGGCGCGCCGATCACATCTTCATCGAAGAACTGCGCCGGGCTGACCTCTACCATAAGACCAGCCAGGCGTTCGCGGTCTTTCTGCCAGTGCGCTCGGTCGGCGTGGTCGGGGATGGTCGTCGTTACGAATGGGTAATCGCGCTGCGCGCGGTGGAAACCATCGATTTCATGACGGCGCGCTGGGCGCATCTGCCCTACGAGTTCCTTGAACTGGTATCCAACCGCATCATCAACGAAATCAGCGGTATATCGCGGGTGACCTACGATATTTCCAGCAAGCCGCCGGCCACTATCGAGTGGGAGTGA
- a CDS encoding phosphoribosylaminoimidazolesuccinocarboxamide synthase has protein sequence MNSSEKIYSGKTKDLYALANDNILLVFKDDVTGSEDGVIEPGANTVIGQVEGKGRKSLAMTEHFFKCLHAAGIPTHLVRLDLEQASMEVRRAEPLGKDISGKGGLEFICRTRPWGSFQRRYQNYIGETTSTLDYLVEITIKDDERGDPLINDDTIVALGLLSQQHLDQAKDLTRQVCRIVESDLTDKGLSLIDMKIEIGFVDGEVVVIDEVSADAMRVMDGEGKVLEHGTLYEQLIC, from the coding sequence ATGAACAGCAGCGAAAAGATCTATTCCGGCAAGACAAAAGACCTGTACGCCCTGGCGAATGACAACATCCTTCTCGTCTTCAAGGACGACGTCACCGGTAGTGAGGATGGCGTCATCGAACCGGGTGCCAACACCGTCATCGGTCAGGTTGAAGGCAAGGGCCGAAAGTCTCTCGCCATGACCGAGCATTTCTTCAAGTGTCTCCATGCCGCTGGCATCCCTACCCATCTGGTGCGTCTCGACCTCGAGCAGGCCAGCATGGAAGTCCGTCGCGCCGAGCCCCTGGGCAAGGATATCAGCGGCAAGGGCGGCCTCGAATTCATCTGCCGCACCCGGCCTTGGGGCAGCTTCCAGCGCCGTTACCAAAATTACATCGGTGAAACTACGAGTACGCTCGACTACCTCGTCGAGATCACCATCAAGGACGACGAACGCGGTGATCCGCTCATCAACGACGACACCATCGTTGCCCTCGGCCTCCTTAGCCAACAGCATCTCGATCAGGCCAAGGATCTCACCCGTCAGGTGTGCCGTATTGTCGAGTCAGACCTGACCGACAAGGGACTCAGTCTGATCGACATGAAGATCGAAATCGGCTTCGTCGATGGCGAGGTCGTGGTCATCGACGAGGTCTCGGCAGATGCGATGCGGGTCATGGACGGCGAAGGCAAAGTGCTGGAACACGGGACGCTGTACGAACAGCTGATTTGCTAG
- a CDS encoding peptidoglycan DD-metalloendopeptidase family protein, giving the protein MRKLFFLCLLSSLSLSALAEGFLTRLLNKPVPGGVAVIGLPEQPQAPRARYRDNPLLIVREDGTRWIAIAGIPLNTSPGTEHIVLADGTRVPFSVKPREYESQHITLKNQQQVTPDAARLKRIQRELSEQTSAYQTFSPRQPSNLLFDRPVDGRLSSAFGLRRFFNGEERNPHSGLDFAASAGTPIQTPAAGRVILVGDYFFNGKTVFVDHGQGLISMVCHLSAVDVQVGDELERGAKLGKVGATGRATGPHLHWNVSLNNVRVDPAIFIGSFTP; this is encoded by the coding sequence ATCCGCAAACTGTTTTTCCTGTGCTTATTAAGCAGCCTGAGCCTTTCCGCCCTGGCGGAAGGTTTCCTGACCCGGCTGCTTAACAAACCCGTGCCCGGTGGCGTAGCCGTCATCGGACTACCGGAACAACCGCAGGCGCCGCGCGCCCGCTATCGCGACAATCCACTGCTGATCGTACGGGAGGACGGCACCCGCTGGATCGCAATTGCCGGGATCCCGCTGAACACTTCGCCCGGAACCGAGCATATCGTCCTGGCTGATGGCACGCGCGTGCCGTTCAGCGTCAAGCCCAGAGAGTACGAATCCCAGCACATCACACTCAAGAATCAACAACAGGTGACACCCGATGCCGCGCGCCTCAAGCGCATCCAGCGGGAGCTGTCGGAACAGACCAGCGCCTACCAGACCTTCAGCCCACGGCAACCGAGCAATCTTCTGTTTGACCGGCCGGTTGATGGGCGACTATCCAGCGCGTTCGGCCTGCGTCGTTTCTTCAATGGAGAAGAACGCAACCCGCACTCGGGCCTCGATTTCGCAGCGTCCGCCGGCACGCCGATCCAAACGCCAGCAGCGGGAAGAGTCATATTGGTTGGCGATTATTTCTTCAACGGTAAAACCGTCTTCGTTGATCACGGTCAGGGGCTGATAAGCATGGTCTGCCACCTGTCAGCCGTTGACGTGCAAGTCGGGGACGAACTGGAGCGTGGCGCAAAACTCGGCAAGGTTGGCGCGACCGGGCGCGCCACCGGCCCTCACCTTCACTGGAATGTCAGCTTGAACAATGTCCGCGTGGACCCGGCAATATTCATCGGCTCGTTCACCCCCTGA
- a CDS encoding diaminopimelate dehydrogenase → MSTIRAAIVGYGNLGKSVEKIIGLQPDMELVGIFSRRTELDTETPVFPIDEIANYADRVDVLFLCLGSATDIPELAPQYAKFANTVDTYDNHRDVPRHRQVMDEAARKAGNVALVSTGWDPGMFSLNRTLAEAILPNAQQHSFWGPGLSQGHSDAVRRVAGVKKGVQYTLPSGAALELARKGEAGDLSGKQAHVRQCWIVADEADQQRIENDIRTMPDYFVGYQTEVHFIDEETFDREHTGMPHGGHVVTTGDTGGFSHTIEYILKLDRNPDFTAAVQVAYGRAAHRLKAAGQSGAFTVLEVAPYLISPTPLDELIARDV, encoded by the coding sequence ATGAGCACTATCCGCGCCGCTATCGTCGGCTACGGCAACCTGGGCAAGTCCGTGGAAAAAATTATCGGGCTGCAGCCGGATATGGAGCTGGTGGGCATCTTCTCCCGCCGCACCGAGTTGGACACCGAGACCCCGGTTTTTCCGATCGACGAGATCGCTAATTACGCCGATCGGGTGGACGTGCTCTTCCTCTGTTTGGGCAGCGCCACGGATATCCCCGAGCTCGCGCCGCAGTACGCGAAGTTCGCCAACACCGTGGATACCTATGATAACCACCGCGACGTTCCGCGCCACCGTCAGGTGATGGATGAAGCAGCCAGGAAGGCCGGCAATGTTGCGCTGGTGTCCACCGGTTGGGACCCGGGCATGTTCTCCCTGAATCGGACTTTGGCCGAGGCCATCCTGCCGAACGCTCAGCAGCACAGCTTTTGGGGGCCGGGTTTGTCGCAGGGGCATTCCGATGCGGTGCGCCGTGTCGCGGGTGTGAAAAAGGGTGTGCAGTATACGCTGCCCTCCGGAGCGGCGCTGGAGCTGGCCCGCAAGGGCGAGGCGGGAGATTTGAGTGGTAAGCAGGCGCATGTGCGCCAGTGCTGGATAGTCGCGGATGAGGCCGATCAGCAGCGCATCGAGAACGACATCCGCACCATGCCGGACTACTTCGTCGGCTACCAGACCGAGGTCCACTTCATTGATGAAGAGACCTTCGACCGTGAGCACACCGGCATGCCGCATGGCGGCCATGTGGTCACCACCGGCGACACCGGCGGTTTTAGTCACACTATCGAGTACATCCTGAAGCTGGACCGCAATCCGGACTTCACCGCCGCTGTCCAGGTGGCCTACGGCCGTGCGGCACACCGTTTGAAAGCTGCCGGTCAGAGCGGTGCCTTTACAGTGCTGGAAGTCGCTCCTTACCTGATATCACCTACCCCGCTGGACGAGCTAATCGCGCGCGACGTCTAG
- the xseA gene encoding exodeoxyribonuclease VII large subunit produces the protein MNDNAIFQRLNTEREILTVSQLNARARSLLEEVFPRIWVEGELSNLSRPSSGHMYFTLKDSKAQVRCALFRQHAARVRLDLRDGLLIRARGRVSLYEGRGDYQLILDSIEPAGDGALRQAFEALKAKLQAEGLFDAASKRTLPTHPRRIGVITSPSGAAVRDIISVFGRRAPFVELVVVPTPVQGRDAAPQIVKALQLADRSGFDALIMARGGGSLEDLWPFNEEAVARALHACVTPTVCAVGHETDVSISDFVADVRAPTPSAAAELLSPDQQAMLSQLERVQRQLRQCMRAHLGREQAALDSLRKRLRHPGERLSQQAQKLDDLELRLRRAQMQQQLRFTQRFERLQGRLQAQHPGQTIELLRQQLAHLDQRLPRAMHQSLETHRQRLGNLGQTLHLVSPLATLGRGYSILLDQQGRAVRSHTDARPGQRLEARLSDGRLALRVESNSSEPHTLPLLD, from the coding sequence ATGAATGACAATGCCATATTCCAACGCCTGAATACCGAGCGCGAAATCCTTACCGTCAGCCAGCTTAACGCGCGCGCGCGCAGCCTGCTCGAGGAGGTATTTCCGCGTATCTGGGTCGAAGGTGAACTGTCCAATCTGTCGCGTCCCTCCTCCGGCCACATGTACTTCACCCTGAAGGACAGCAAGGCTCAGGTGCGCTGCGCGCTGTTTCGCCAACACGCCGCACGGGTTCGCCTGGACCTGCGTGACGGGTTGCTGATCCGCGCCCGCGGCCGGGTAAGCCTGTATGAAGGGCGTGGCGATTATCAATTGATCCTCGATAGCATCGAGCCAGCCGGGGACGGGGCATTGCGCCAGGCATTCGAGGCGCTCAAGGCCAAACTGCAGGCCGAAGGTTTATTCGATGCCGCCAGCAAACGGACGTTACCGACTCACCCTCGGCGCATCGGCGTCATTACCTCGCCGAGTGGCGCGGCGGTGCGCGACATCATCAGCGTGTTCGGTCGCCGTGCGCCCTTCGTGGAGCTGGTAGTCGTACCTACACCCGTTCAGGGCCGCGACGCCGCACCACAGATCGTCAAGGCTCTTCAGCTGGCGGACCGCAGCGGCTTTGACGCGCTGATCATGGCCCGCGGCGGTGGCTCACTGGAAGATCTCTGGCCGTTCAATGAGGAGGCCGTTGCCCGTGCGTTGCATGCGTGCGTTACGCCGACCGTCTGCGCTGTCGGACACGAGACCGATGTGTCCATCAGCGATTTTGTTGCCGACGTGCGAGCCCCGACCCCCTCTGCCGCAGCCGAATTGCTGAGCCCGGATCAACAGGCGATGCTGTCACAGCTTGAACGCGTCCAACGCCAGCTACGCCAATGCATGCGCGCCCACCTGGGTCGCGAGCAGGCGGCCCTGGATAGCCTGCGCAAGCGATTGCGCCATCCTGGCGAACGGCTCTCACAGCAAGCGCAAAAGCTGGACGACCTGGAGTTACGGCTGCGGCGTGCCCAGATGCAGCAGCAATTACGTTTCACGCAACGATTCGAGCGCCTGCAAGGGCGGCTACAGGCGCAGCATCCAGGCCAGACCATTGAATTACTGCGTCAGCAATTGGCGCATCTGGACCAACGCTTGCCGCGGGCGATGCACCAGTCGCTCGAGACCCATCGTCAGCGACTCGGCAATCTTGGTCAGACCTTGCATCTGGTCAGCCCCCTGGCCACGCTTGGCCGCGGATACAGTATCCTGCTCGACCAGCAGGGCCGCGCGGTACGCAGCCATACTGATGCACGGCCCGGGCAGCGTCTTGAAGCCCGCCTCAGCGACGGGCGTCTTGCGCTTCGGGTCGAATCGAACTCTTCCGAGCCCCACACACTTCCGCTATTAGACTGA
- a CDS encoding mechanosensitive ion channel family protein, translating into MNDLYNDAQEWLEHYPYLYTLIAVGLLVLAAWLANWLVKKVLIRGLLRLIRATPLGGGTSEVRQSHVISRLANVVPAIILSIGIGLVPGMPEVVVIVVRNVCSAFIILTIALAITNTLTLINTIYERRPKAHLKPIKGYVQIVNIVIYALATILMIATLIDRSPLILLSGLGAMAAVLMLIFQDTLLSLVASVQISSNDILRVGDWIEMPALSADGDVIDIALHTVKVQNWDKTITTIPTKRLISEPFKNWRGMQESGGRRIKRSIMLDQQSVHFLDGDETSHLRRFRLLREYLDEKQLEIEAWNKELLEQGKEPVNTRRITNIGTFRAYVERYLRSHPGIHQHMTLMVRQMNPTADGLPLEIYCFTNTVSWGVYEGIQSDIFDHLFAILPEFGLRVYQHPSGMDLRDLRDMRLPGASNAESEPGVTSLGT; encoded by the coding sequence ATGAACGATCTTTATAACGATGCCCAGGAATGGCTTGAACACTACCCCTACCTGTACACACTCATTGCGGTGGGCTTGCTTGTCCTGGCCGCCTGGCTGGCCAATTGGCTCGTCAAAAAGGTCCTGATTCGCGGTCTTCTGCGCCTGATCAGGGCAACACCCCTGGGCGGGGGTACCTCCGAGGTGCGCCAGTCACATGTTATCTCGCGCCTCGCCAACGTTGTGCCGGCCATCATCCTGTCTATCGGGATCGGACTGGTTCCGGGCATGCCGGAAGTAGTCGTCATCGTGGTGCGTAACGTGTGCAGTGCGTTCATCATTCTCACCATCGCACTGGCCATTACCAACACGCTGACCCTGATCAACACAATTTACGAGCGACGACCCAAGGCGCATCTCAAGCCAATTAAAGGTTACGTGCAGATCGTCAATATCGTGATCTATGCGCTGGCGACCATTCTGATGATCGCCACCCTGATCGACCGCTCACCGCTCATCCTGTTGTCAGGTCTGGGGGCGATGGCGGCGGTTCTCATGTTGATTTTCCAGGACACCTTGCTCTCGTTGGTCGCCAGCGTACAAATCAGCTCAAACGATATTCTGCGCGTCGGTGACTGGATCGAGATGCCCGCACTGAGCGCCGACGGTGATGTAATCGATATTGCGCTGCATACCGTCAAAGTGCAGAACTGGGACAAGACGATCACCACCATCCCGACCAAACGCCTGATCTCTGAGCCATTCAAGAACTGGCGTGGCATGCAGGAAAGTGGCGGCCGGCGCATCAAGCGCAGCATCATGCTGGACCAGCAGAGTGTGCATTTTCTCGACGGCGACGAAACCAGTCACCTGCGGCGTTTCCGCTTACTGAGAGAGTATCTCGACGAGAAACAGCTGGAGATCGAGGCCTGGAACAAGGAACTGCTCGAGCAGGGGAAGGAGCCGGTCAATACCCGCCGGATCACCAACATCGGAACCTTCCGGGCTTATGTGGAGCGTTACTTGCGCAGCCATCCCGGCATTCACCAGCACATGACGTTGATGGTGCGGCAGATGAACCCAACGGCCGATGGTTTGCCGCTGGAGATTTACTGCTTTACCAACACCGTTTCCTGGGGTGTATACGAAGGCATCCAGTCGGATATCTTCGACCACCTGTTCGCGATATTGCCGGAGTTTGGCTTACGCGTGTATCAGCACCCCAGCGGCATGGACCTTCGCGATCTGCGTGATATGCGCCTGCCCGGCGCATCAAACGCTGAGTCTGAACCCGGAGTAACGTCTCTGGGCACCTGA
- the guaB gene encoding IMP dehydrogenase: MLRISQEALTFDDVLLVPGYSEVLPNDVSLKTRLTRRIELNIPLLSAAMDTVTEARLAIAMAQEGGMGIIHKNMTIDQQAAEVRKVKKYESGVVKDPITIDASATVGDLIELTRQHTFSGVPVLSNGGLVGIVTARDVRFETRMDALISDVMTPKDKLVTVKEGVSAAEVRELLHRHRIEKVLIVDDAFHLKGMMTVKDIEKARAYPNAAKDDQGRLLVGAAVGTGQETADRVTALVAAGVDVVVVDTAHGHSKGVIDRVRWVKQNFPEIQVIGGNIATGAAALALAEAGADAVKVGIGPGSICTTRIVAGVGVPQISAIADVAAALKDTDIPLIADGGIRFSGDLSKAIAAGASVVMMGSMFAGTEEAPGEIELFQGRSYKAYRGMGSMGAMAQSQGSSDRYFQDSSAGAEKLVPEGIEGRVPYKGSLGAIIHQLMGGLRASMGYTGSASIQEMRSKPEFVRITGAGMSESHVHDVQITKEAPNYRVS, from the coding sequence ATGCTGCGAATAAGCCAAGAAGCCCTTACCTTCGACGATGTTCTGTTGGTGCCAGGTTACTCTGAAGTACTGCCCAATGATGTCAGCCTCAAGACCCGGCTTACCCGGCGTATCGAACTGAATATTCCGCTGCTGTCTGCTGCCATGGATACCGTAACCGAAGCCCGGTTGGCGATCGCCATGGCTCAGGAAGGAGGCATGGGGATCATCCACAAGAACATGACGATTGATCAGCAGGCTGCTGAAGTCCGCAAGGTCAAGAAGTACGAATCTGGCGTGGTCAAGGATCCGATTACCATCGATGCCAGCGCCACCGTTGGCGATCTGATTGAACTGACGCGCCAACACACCTTCTCCGGCGTACCGGTGCTGTCCAATGGCGGTCTGGTGGGCATTGTCACCGCCCGTGACGTGCGCTTTGAAACCCGTATGGATGCGCTGATCAGCGATGTCATGACGCCCAAGGACAAACTGGTGACGGTGAAGGAGGGCGTCAGCGCCGCCGAGGTCCGCGAACTGCTACATCGCCACCGGATCGAGAAAGTGCTGATTGTCGATGACGCTTTCCATCTCAAGGGCATGATGACCGTCAAGGATATCGAGAAAGCCCGCGCCTATCCCAATGCGGCCAAGGACGACCAGGGTCGCCTGCTGGTGGGTGCCGCTGTCGGCACCGGTCAGGAAACCGCTGACCGCGTAACGGCGCTGGTCGCTGCTGGCGTCGATGTGGTGGTGGTCGATACGGCTCACGGCCACTCCAAGGGCGTGATCGACCGCGTTCGCTGGGTCAAGCAGAACTTCCCGGAGATCCAGGTGATCGGCGGCAACATCGCTACCGGCGCAGCTGCATTGGCGCTGGCTGAAGCGGGCGCTGATGCAGTCAAGGTGGGCATTGGTCCCGGTTCCATCTGCACGACCCGTATCGTGGCCGGCGTCGGTGTGCCGCAAATCTCGGCCATTGCCGACGTGGCTGCAGCCTTGAAGGATACCGACATCCCCTTGATTGCCGACGGCGGTATCCGCTTTTCAGGCGACCTGTCCAAGGCTATCGCCGCCGGTGCATCGGTAGTGATGATGGGCTCGATGTTTGCGGGTACCGAAGAGGCACCAGGCGAAATCGAGCTGTTCCAGGGCCGCTCATACAAAGCCTATCGGGGGATGGGTTCGATGGGCGCCATGGCGCAGAGCCAGGGATCATCCGACCGCTACTTCCAGGATTCCAGTGCCGGCGCAGAGAAACTGGTTCCCGAGGGGATCGAAGGTCGCGTTCCGTACAAGGGTTCACTTGGCGCCATCATCCATCAGCTGATGGGCGGGCTGCGTGCGTCCATGGGCTACACTGGCAGCGCCTCGATCCAGGAGATGCGCAGCAAGCCGGAGTTTGTCCGGATCACCGGAGCAGGCATGAGCGAATCCCACGTGCACGACGTGCAGATTACCAAGGAAGCGCCCAATTACCGGGTGAGTTGA